The Desmonostoc muscorum LEGE 12446 genome includes a region encoding these proteins:
- a CDS encoding choice-of-anchor Q domain-containing protein — MMIHGLSFLSLSASVVLPWALAGVLQGQKITESLVTDVRQSSTVQENKLPNRKLISAITAAPTTYYVSGSGNDKNSGLTVSSPFRTLQRAADLTNPGDTVLIMNGEYTNAPGRGAALIIRRSGTPNAWIKFKAYPGHFPKIRHNAWHGIVTNGASYIEINGLEVIGNNQNITHDYGVSQKNNLSNPFTSGNCITINGRVGPSHHINILNNKVHECGGAGIGVLESDYVTVSNNTAFNNSWYSPYGTSGISIMSIWNSDNNQGYKIFVINNRTYKNRMYVPWHQSGTLADGNGIIVDVSNGYKGRVLVANNITYKNGGSGIHSHSSNRIDIVNNTAYLNQETRELKKKGEIYAGYSSDVKIFNNIMYSASGVAVNSNTKNTNVTYNYNIYSYGSPTVVTGPNDIIADPQFINPSAGDFRVKSTSPAINSGLRWSGLTTDFLGNPRVQGSAPDRGAYEIE; from the coding sequence ATGATGATTCATGGTTTGAGTTTTCTCAGTTTAAGTGCATCTGTTGTACTTCCCTGGGCACTAGCTGGTGTGCTTCAAGGACAGAAAATAACAGAATCTCTAGTTACAGACGTTCGTCAGTCATCTACTGTTCAAGAAAATAAACTACCCAACCGCAAGCTAATCAGTGCTATTACGGCTGCCCCGACAACATATTATGTTAGTGGTAGCGGCAACGACAAAAATAGCGGGCTCACTGTTTCATCTCCGTTTAGAACACTTCAAAGAGCGGCAGATCTTACCAACCCTGGGGATACGGTACTAATTATGAACGGGGAATATACAAATGCACCTGGACGTGGGGCTGCACTAATTATTCGACGTTCTGGAACTCCAAATGCATGGATTAAATTTAAAGCATATCCTGGGCATTTCCCAAAAATTCGCCACAATGCATGGCACGGTATCGTGACAAATGGAGCTTCATATATCGAGATTAACGGGCTGGAGGTCATAGGAAACAATCAAAATATAACCCATGATTATGGAGTAAGTCAGAAAAATAACCTATCAAATCCGTTTACAAGTGGCAACTGCATAACCATTAACGGACGAGTAGGTCCTTCTCATCACATAAATATTCTGAACAACAAAGTACATGAGTGTGGAGGAGCAGGTATAGGAGTACTTGAAAGTGATTATGTGACGGTCAGTAATAACACTGCCTTTAATAATTCCTGGTACTCACCTTATGGTACTAGTGGCATTTCAATAATGAGTATTTGGAATTCTGACAATAACCAGGGATACAAGATTTTTGTGATCAATAATAGGACTTACAAAAATCGAATGTATGTTCCCTGGCATCAATCCGGGACTCTTGCTGACGGCAATGGCATTATTGTCGATGTTTCAAATGGATATAAAGGACGAGTTTTAGTTGCAAACAATATCACCTACAAGAATGGCGGTTCAGGTATTCATAGCCACAGTAGCAACCGTATAGATATTGTCAACAACACGGCATATTTGAATCAGGAAACTCGAGAACTTAAAAAAAAGGGTGAAATCTATGCTGGTTATTCATCTGATGTCAAGATTTTCAATAACATTATGTACAGTGCCAGTGGTGTTGCTGTGAACAGTAACACCAAGAATACCAACGTCACCTATAACTACAATATTTATTCCTACGGTTCCCCCACTGTTGTGACCGGGCCTAACGATATTATTGCAGATCCACAGTTTATTAATCCCTCAGCTGGCGACTTTAGAGTGAAATCGACGAGTCCAGCAATCAATAGCGGTTTGAGGTGGAGTGGCTTGACAACTGATTTTCTAGGCAATCCTCGTGTACAGGGTTCAGCACCCGATAGAGGAGCATACGAAATCGAGTAG
- a CDS encoding GumC family protein translates to MESRESIDLDLSRYLSILKRWWFPGLSVFVATVILSAIATKFIKPSFEAEGKLLFKTPSFKVAGSNLVPSYSEGGDSGDLKSLVATQNPISTQMEVISSPALLQQTIDKLELKDNEGKPLELERLQKALNLKIVGGTDVLRISYASADPEEAAAVINTIMGLYLENDILTNRSEAAATRQFMAKQLPKTQAAVDNAEIALRIFKQKYRIADLSEETKSAVSIIGNLDSEINTVQAQLDEVNAQTNELRQKVNLNSQQAIAVSALSQSPAVQGILTQLQDVDRQLATERSRFQDDNPAIVNLEAKKANLKTLLQQQIPQTIGNQTEVPQNLLQIGELRQNLIQNFLQSEVQRLGLAKRLSSLYNSRSSYQQRVEIIPQLVQNQRELERKLEVAESTYQTLLKKVQELQLVENTNTASSRIIAQALVPKEPVKTTRMIVLVVGVMLGLFFATTTILFLGMRDRSLKTLKEVRDVFRYTLLGIIPLSVKKVHSSYSRAESITQKIAVRDTPHSLTSEMYRMIQANLKFLSSDKVLKTIVVTSAVPKEGKSTVSANLAAAIAQLGRKVLLIDADMRVPSQHHLWELTNAVGLSEVLVDQVEFDIAVSKVMDNLDVLTAGVRPPNPLALLDSKRMASLIDNCSSRYHYDFVIIDAPPLLLAADALTLSQMTDGILLVARPGVIDSNSANAAQEILERSNYNVLGLVVNGIIDKNESSSYLYHDHEYFQPRELTKEFKGLAKK, encoded by the coding sequence ATGGAATCTAGAGAATCTATCGACTTAGACCTTAGTCGTTACTTATCGATATTAAAACGGTGGTGGTTTCCTGGTCTTAGTGTATTTGTGGCTACAGTTATCCTGAGTGCTATAGCTACAAAATTTATCAAACCATCCTTTGAAGCAGAAGGGAAACTCTTATTCAAAACCCCCTCTTTTAAGGTCGCAGGATCTAATCTTGTGCCTAGTTATTCCGAAGGAGGAGACTCAGGAGATTTGAAATCTCTGGTGGCGACTCAAAATCCTATAAGCACTCAAATGGAAGTTATTTCTTCCCCTGCTTTGTTGCAACAGACAATAGACAAACTAGAACTGAAGGATAACGAAGGTAAACCTTTAGAATTAGAAAGGCTACAAAAAGCCTTGAACCTAAAAATTGTTGGCGGGACAGATGTGTTGCGGATTAGTTATGCCAGCGCTGACCCTGAAGAAGCAGCCGCAGTCATCAACACAATCATGGGTCTTTATCTAGAAAATGATATTCTGACAAATCGCTCGGAAGCAGCAGCAACCCGTCAATTTATGGCTAAACAGCTTCCTAAAACTCAAGCCGCTGTTGATAATGCAGAAATAGCACTACGTATATTTAAACAGAAGTATCGGATTGCAGATTTATCAGAGGAGACAAAATCAGCAGTTAGCATTATTGGGAATCTAGACAGTGAGATTAATACTGTTCAAGCTCAACTGGATGAAGTTAACGCTCAAACCAATGAACTGCGTCAGAAAGTCAATTTAAATTCCCAGCAGGCGATCGCAGTGAGTGCCCTCAGTCAGTCACCTGCTGTACAGGGAATTCTTACACAACTTCAAGATGTCGATCGCCAGTTAGCGACTGAGCGCAGTCGTTTCCAAGATGACAACCCTGCAATTGTTAATCTTGAAGCAAAAAAAGCCAACTTAAAAACTCTGCTACAGCAGCAAATTCCTCAAACTATCGGCAATCAAACAGAAGTTCCGCAGAACTTATTGCAGATTGGAGAACTCAGACAAAACCTGATCCAAAATTTTCTGCAATCAGAAGTGCAACGTCTCGGCTTAGCCAAAAGACTCTCCTCTCTGTATAATTCCCGGTCTAGCTACCAGCAACGCGTCGAAATTATACCCCAGTTAGTACAAAATCAGCGCGAGTTAGAACGGAAACTTGAAGTCGCAGAGTCAACATACCAAACTTTATTGAAAAAGGTTCAAGAATTACAGTTAGTTGAGAATACAAATACAGCCAGTTCGCGGATTATTGCTCAAGCTTTAGTGCCTAAAGAGCCGGTAAAAACCACAAGAATGATTGTTTTGGTAGTAGGAGTGATGTTGGGTTTATTTTTCGCCACTACAACCATTCTTTTCTTGGGCATGAGAGATAGATCTCTGAAAACACTTAAGGAAGTCAGAGATGTGTTTAGATACACGTTACTTGGAATTATTCCCTTGTCTGTTAAAAAAGTTCACTCGAGTTATTCAAGAGCAGAATCAATAACTCAAAAAATTGCTGTTAGAGATACGCCTCACTCCTTAACAAGCGAAATGTATCGCATGATTCAAGCAAATCTCAAATTTTTGAGTTCAGATAAAGTTCTCAAAACTATCGTAGTGACTAGTGCAGTTCCTAAAGAAGGCAAGTCTACAGTTTCAGCTAACTTGGCAGCTGCGATAGCTCAATTAGGGCGCAAAGTTTTACTAATTGATGCAGACATGCGAGTTCCTTCTCAGCATCACCTCTGGGAACTAACTAATGCAGTTGGTTTGAGTGAGGTTCTTGTGGATCAAGTTGAATTTGACATTGCTGTATCTAAGGTAATGGATAACCTTGATGTTTTAACTGCTGGAGTTAGACCTCCCAACCCGCTTGCTTTGCTTGATTCAAAGCGCATGGCATCACTAATTGACAATTGTTCATCTCGATATCATTATGACTTTGTAATTATTGACGCACCTCCCCTACTTTTAGCGGCCGATGCTTTGACTTTAAGCCAAATGACTGATGGGATTTTATTAGTGGCTAGACCTGGGGTAATTGATTCTAACAGTGCTAACGCTGCTCAAGAGATATTAGAAAGATCTAATTATAATGTCTTAGGTTTAGTCGTAAATGGAATTATTGATAAAAATGAGTCTAGTAGTTATTTGTATCATGATCACGAATATTTTCAACCAAGAGAGTTGACAAAAGAGTTTAAGGGACTTGCAAAAAAATAA
- a CDS encoding O-antigen ligase family protein, which yields MRKLLIFAEYVFTVASLIVYSGAIITVVLSGGALQQDHVEYDNSLTRIIYLIIYAITLFLLILRWKKTIYILTKGFSFYPIFILAAVSIIWSADASATLKSSFSLINSSLFGMYFASRYSLKQQLELLAWSFGIVIVLSFMFAVALPQYGIQADAGSSKWRGVFTHKNGLGARMVISSIVFFILGYQNKGHSWRWLLWAGFSFSILLLLLSSSTSSLALLLIMIVVFFAFQVWRWSYEFMVPTLIIMATISQILYFWLSYTADAVLSGIGKDPTLTGRTDLWPLVMDMIWKRPWLGYGYAAFWQGWDGESAYIWLNSGWTPSHAHNGYLTICLDLGFLGLGLFILGFWRSYLQAVSWVRISKTASDIWPVIHMTYIILASLTESALLQSNSFNWILYVTVCLSVKITRERKIKSQVIDN from the coding sequence ATGAGAAAACTACTAATTTTTGCTGAGTATGTATTCACAGTTGCATCTTTGATCGTTTATTCAGGTGCTATTATAACCGTTGTACTCTCAGGAGGAGCGCTACAGCAGGATCATGTAGAGTATGATAATTCTTTGACTAGAATTATTTATTTAATAATATACGCAATTACATTATTTCTACTAATTTTGCGTTGGAAAAAAACTATTTACATTCTGACTAAAGGCTTTTCGTTTTATCCAATATTCATATTGGCAGCTGTTTCTATTATTTGGTCTGCTGATGCCTCAGCAACATTAAAAAGTAGTTTCTCCCTCATTAATTCTAGCTTATTTGGCATGTATTTTGCCTCGCGGTACAGCTTAAAACAACAATTAGAATTACTTGCTTGGAGTTTTGGCATTGTTATAGTGTTGAGTTTTATGTTTGCTGTAGCCTTGCCTCAATACGGAATACAAGCTGACGCTGGCTCATCAAAGTGGCGTGGAGTATTCACTCATAAAAACGGTCTAGGAGCAAGGATGGTTATTAGCAGTATAGTTTTTTTTATCCTTGGATATCAAAATAAAGGACATAGTTGGCGTTGGCTTTTATGGGCGGGTTTTAGCTTTTCAATACTCCTCTTGCTGCTTTCTTCCTCAACTTCATCTCTGGCTCTTTTGCTAATTATGATAGTGGTATTTTTTGCTTTTCAAGTTTGGCGCTGGTCATACGAGTTTATGGTACCAACCCTCATAATAATGGCAACCATCAGCCAAATTTTATATTTTTGGTTGTCCTATACTGCTGATGCGGTGTTGAGTGGAATCGGTAAAGATCCAACACTCACAGGTCGAACAGATTTGTGGCCCCTAGTGATGGATATGATTTGGAAACGTCCTTGGCTTGGTTATGGTTATGCTGCATTCTGGCAAGGATGGGATGGTGAATCTGCCTATATTTGGCTTAATTCAGGATGGACACCAAGCCACGCCCACAATGGTTATTTGACCATTTGTCTGGATTTGGGGTTTTTAGGGTTGGGGTTATTCATCTTAGGATTTTGGCGCAGTTATCTACAAGCAGTGAGTTGGGTGCGTATTAGTAAAACAGCATCCGATATTTGGCCAGTTATTCACATGACATATATAATTTTGGCTAGCTTGACTGAATCTGCCTTGCTGCAATCGAATTCTTTTAATTGGATACTCTATGTGACGGTATGTTTATCAGTAAAAATCACACGTGAAAGAAAAATAAAATCACAAGTTATAGACAATTAG
- a CDS encoding glycosyltransferase family 4 protein, with protein sequence MIKVALLHFCFEDYTIELANNLVKYVDLTLIHPEKISGVCRNDLNSNIRVISFKKPRMRDPRNLLSMTLMMRMIKDIRADVLHVQETNDPWYDWTLLVNKMPPLVTTIHDVFRHPGDRKSTFGSEYTRRIAFYRSQKLIVHTHQLKKALTEQFNVPQERVNVLPHGELGSLYKRRHSPNSQLREPYTLLFFGRIWPYKGLRYLLEAMPLIAEHISEVKLIIAGQGENIKQYFPDGYDDKRYEIINDFIPVEQVSNLFQRSTITVLPYIEASQSGVAALSYGMGSLVVASEVGGLSEIVQHKKDGLLVPPRDVQALADAIISLLSNRDLQQRMRSAAIARCQQDLNWLNIAAQTVEIYQEIIEAKKMP encoded by the coding sequence ATGATCAAGGTAGCTCTACTACATTTTTGCTTTGAAGACTATACTATTGAATTAGCCAACAACCTAGTTAAGTATGTTGACTTAACGTTAATTCATCCGGAGAAAATCTCAGGTGTCTGCCGTAATGACCTCAATTCCAATATCCGCGTAATCAGCTTTAAGAAACCAAGGATGCGTGATCCACGAAACTTGTTGTCTATGACCTTGATGATGCGTATGATCAAAGACATACGGGCAGATGTTTTACATGTACAAGAAACTAACGATCCTTGGTATGACTGGACGTTACTGGTCAACAAAATGCCACCATTAGTGACAACTATCCATGATGTCTTCCGTCACCCTGGCGATCGCAAAAGCACATTTGGTTCAGAATATACCAGACGTATTGCCTTCTACCGTTCACAAAAATTGATTGTTCATACTCATCAGCTAAAAAAGGCTCTAACTGAACAATTTAATGTACCCCAAGAGCGAGTAAATGTTTTACCTCATGGGGAACTTGGTAGTTTGTATAAGCGTCGTCATAGTCCAAATAGTCAATTACGGGAACCATATACATTGCTATTTTTTGGACGTATCTGGCCTTATAAAGGATTGAGATATTTACTTGAGGCTATGCCTTTAATTGCTGAACATATCTCTGAAGTCAAGCTGATTATTGCAGGACAAGGAGAGAATATAAAGCAATATTTTCCTGATGGTTATGACGATAAACGCTACGAAATTATCAATGACTTTATCCCTGTTGAACAAGTAAGTAATTTATTTCAACGTAGTACAATAACAGTCTTGCCATATATCGAAGCTTCTCAAAGTGGTGTAGCAGCCTTATCTTATGGAATGGGAAGTCTGGTTGTAGCCTCTGAAGTGGGTGGATTAAGTGAGATAGTTCAGCATAAAAAAGATGGGTTGTTAGTTCCACCACGGGATGTCCAAGCTCTAGCTGACGCAATTATTTCCTTGCTGAGCAATCGCGACTTGCAACAACGTATGCGAAGTGCAGCAATAGCTCGGTGTCAGCAAGATTTAAATTGGCTAAATATTGCTGCTCAAACAGTGGAAATTTATCAAGAAATTATTGAGGCAAAAAAAATGCCATAA
- a CDS encoding oligosaccharide flippase family protein, with amino-acid sequence MGKRKLLTNSLSLLVNRLVQSITSFVLMASIARILGAYELGRYILGFSYYYIFMVIASQGLKTLFTRDLSRKPEEMPVYLVNGILLQIILSIIAYAVMVIWVFILPYNSDTSITCYIIGLTIIPFSLSNITEAIFQAQEKMNMISISTVPVYILRLLVMIWLMNMNYGVNHLAGILVISEILVFVIEWILLTRIVKPKWQIKKDFIWQLFNYARTFVLINAIGVISSRMSILMISLIGSELMVGLYGVIGQLMLPFTIICDSVCMASFPSMSKAVSLEQGKFREITENVIEMLLCMALPLIIVIFFIGGDLITLIYKDPSFSQINPVLKVSCLSLILYPFSQTFFYALLANGLERFNLIEVVATNVVGALLGIVFISQYKLMGAAFMSLAMGFTSCSLLGYAVYRNLFSLRLLRTILRPLLITVGMLLVFLILQQFTRDFILIVLLAACAYSLFVSCLAIHKFGGVHAVWIKLFNKN; translated from the coding sequence GTGGGAAAACGAAAACTACTAACTAATTCTCTCTCATTGTTGGTGAACCGATTAGTACAAAGCATTACAAGTTTTGTGCTAATGGCATCTATAGCTCGTATTCTAGGAGCCTATGAATTAGGGCGATACATACTAGGATTTAGCTATTACTACATCTTTATGGTGATTGCTTCCCAAGGTTTAAAAACCTTGTTTACACGAGATTTGTCTCGCAAGCCAGAAGAGATGCCTGTTTACCTGGTGAATGGTATTTTATTGCAGATAATTTTAAGCATTATTGCTTATGCTGTAATGGTTATTTGGGTATTTATTTTGCCCTACAATTCTGACACATCAATCACTTGTTACATCATCGGACTAACAATCATTCCGTTTTCACTTTCCAATATTACGGAGGCAATTTTTCAAGCTCAAGAGAAAATGAACATGATTTCTATCTCTACCGTGCCAGTTTATATTCTACGTTTACTGGTGATGATTTGGTTGATGAACATGAATTATGGAGTCAATCATTTAGCTGGAATTTTAGTAATATCTGAAATTTTAGTTTTTGTGATTGAATGGATTTTGTTGACTAGAATAGTTAAGCCAAAATGGCAAATTAAAAAAGATTTTATATGGCAATTATTCAATTACGCTCGTACATTTGTCCTTATTAATGCAATAGGTGTAATTAGTAGTAGAATGTCTATTCTCATGATTTCACTAATAGGAAGTGAATTGATGGTTGGTCTTTATGGAGTGATCGGACAATTGATGCTACCATTTACAATAATTTGCGATAGCGTATGCATGGCTTCTTTTCCTTCTATGTCAAAGGCAGTATCTCTAGAACAGGGGAAATTTCGTGAGATTACCGAAAACGTTATTGAAATGCTTTTGTGTATGGCATTGCCGCTGATAATTGTCATATTTTTTATCGGAGGTGATTTAATAACATTGATTTACAAAGATCCTAGTTTTAGTCAGATAAATCCTGTTTTAAAAGTAAGTTGCTTATCTCTAATTTTATACCCATTTTCACAAACATTTTTTTATGCGCTTTTAGCCAATGGCTTAGAAAGATTTAACCTGATTGAAGTTGTTGCTACCAATGTTGTAGGGGCATTATTAGGTATAGTATTCATCTCACAATATAAACTAATGGGTGCAGCGTTTATGTCATTGGCAATGGGGTTTACTAGTTGTAGTCTACTGGGATACGCTGTTTATAGAAACTTGTTTTCGTTACGTTTATTGCGAACAATACTTCGTCCCCTGTTAATTACCGTTGGTATGCTATTAGTATTTTTAATACTACAACAATTTACCCGAGATTTTATATTGATTGTGCTGCTTGCAGCTTGCGCCTACTCTTTATTTGTTAGTTGTTTGGCAATCCATAAATTCGGAGGTGTCCACGCTGTTTGGATAAAATTGTTTAACAAAAATTAA
- a CDS encoding class I SAM-dependent methyltransferase, translating to MVKKLDTNRLMRFLTRYKWKLMTNLHLNNTKINRILRPVNDLEMGEINIEISNLCLSESDYKKFVSSDILSKYNKLDYIHTKPLEYLTTLSLLDLKEGDKILDAAGGEEAEYIKAVIAVSDFNLIPYCQDSLLDGITRDGIKYIGGSIDAIPLPDNSLDGISCHHSFEHFRDDLDIKFIKEAVRLLRVGKRLVIAPLFLANEYAEIWNSKQIEKYDIETAITIFDNTATFPGWGPYEGFARTYSPAAFRARIIENLPRNCQAQVYKVLVDGKPVPDLKKNYHQPLLNGEMKALVIVKT from the coding sequence GTGGTTAAGAAATTAGACACAAATCGCTTAATGAGATTTCTCACCAGATATAAATGGAAATTAATGACGAATTTACATTTGAATAATACGAAGATAAATCGTATTTTGCGCCCTGTAAATGATTTGGAAATGGGAGAAATAAATATAGAAATCAGCAATTTATGTCTTTCGGAAAGTGATTACAAAAAATTTGTGAGTTCAGATATCCTTAGCAAATATAATAAGCTTGATTATATCCATACCAAGCCTCTTGAATACTTAACAACATTGAGTTTGTTAGATTTGAAAGAAGGTGACAAAATACTGGATGCCGCAGGTGGCGAAGAAGCTGAATATATCAAGGCTGTAATAGCAGTTTCTGATTTCAATTTGATTCCTTACTGTCAAGATTCGTTATTAGATGGAATAACCAGAGATGGAATTAAATATATAGGTGGCTCTATTGATGCGATCCCCCTCCCAGATAATTCTCTGGATGGAATTAGCTGCCATCACTCTTTTGAACATTTCCGAGATGATTTAGATATTAAATTTATTAAAGAGGCAGTACGTCTATTGCGAGTGGGCAAGAGACTTGTAATTGCACCACTATTTCTCGCTAACGAGTATGCAGAAATCTGGAACAGTAAACAGATTGAGAAGTACGATATCGAAACAGCAATTACAATTTTTGACAATACTGCAACTTTTCCGGGGTGGGGTCCTTATGAAGGCTTTGCCAGAACTTATAGCCCTGCTGCGTTTAGAGCAAGAATTATTGAGAATTTACCACGCAATTGTCAGGCACAAGTATACAAAGTTCTTGTTGATGGAAAACCCGTGCCAGATCTAAAGAAAAATTATCATCAACCTCTGCTCAATGGTGAAATGAAGGCACTGGTAATAGTCAAAACCTAG